A genomic stretch from Schaalia odontolytica includes:
- a CDS encoding LysM peptidoglycan-binding domain-containing protein has protein sequence MSVPVATKTAVSFSARRSPLRVVEGAPLATVRDISTAPSARRRLDAQRGDDPSFLRAPAAPRRRARSSGRGLVAGALATLVLSVGAGALGLAIQPAAYDGPTVTKSVVSGDSVWSLAQNVKTDRPVEQVVADIERLNDVEGALQPGQRVVVPVR, from the coding sequence ATGAGTGTTCCCGTTGCAACGAAGACCGCGGTCTCGTTCTCTGCGCGTCGCTCTCCGCTTCGCGTCGTCGAGGGTGCGCCGCTTGCGACCGTTCGTGATATCTCAACGGCACCGTCGGCGCGCCGTCGACTTGATGCGCAGCGCGGAGATGACCCATCGTTCCTTCGCGCGCCCGCTGCTCCGCGTCGCCGCGCTCGCTCCTCAGGCCGTGGCCTTGTTGCCGGCGCGCTTGCGACGCTCGTGCTGTCCGTGGGTGCCGGTGCTCTCGGCCTAGCGATCCAGCCTGCCGCATACGATGGCCCGACGGTCACGAAGTCTGTCGTGAGCGGCGACTCCGTGTGGTCGCTCGCGCAGAACGTGAAGACGGATCGTCCTGTGGAACAGGTGGTGGCCGATATTGAGCGTCTCAATGATGTTGAGGGTGCTCTCCAGCCGGGGCAGCGCGTCGTCGTGCCGGTCCGCTGA
- the nrdR gene encoding transcriptional regulator NrdR encodes MHCPFCHNPDSRVVDTRIADDGASIRRRRECTNCKKRFTTLETSSFQVVKRSGVVESFSRNKVVSGVKKACQGRPVSDDQLAILAQQVEEQLRSTGVSNVSTNEVGKAILPFLRDLDVIAYLRFASVYRQFDTLEDFEQAIHALRERYHGSASGADIPVTRDDAAPLAPTPAKKPRKARASRKRVASTAPTLLGDN; translated from the coding sequence GTGCACTGCCCTTTCTGTCATAACCCGGATTCGCGCGTCGTCGATACGCGCATTGCGGACGACGGCGCCTCGATTCGGCGTCGTCGCGAGTGCACGAACTGTAAGAAGCGTTTTACAACCCTGGAAACGTCCTCCTTCCAGGTCGTCAAGCGATCTGGTGTCGTTGAATCTTTCTCCCGTAACAAGGTTGTCTCGGGTGTGAAGAAGGCGTGCCAGGGGCGTCCCGTTTCAGATGACCAGCTTGCGATTCTTGCCCAGCAGGTAGAGGAGCAGCTGCGTTCGACCGGTGTGTCCAACGTGTCGACGAACGAGGTCGGCAAAGCGATCCTGCCCTTCCTGCGCGACCTAGACGTCATCGCCTACCTGCGATTTGCCTCCGTCTATCGTCAGTTCGACACCCTCGAAGATTTCGAACAGGCTATCCACGCGCTGCGCGAGCGCTACCACGGCAGCGCTAGCGGTGCCGATATACCCGTGACGCGCGACGATGCCGCGCCGCTTGCCCCCACGCCTGCGAAGAAACCTCGTAAGGCTCGCGCATCTCGCAAGCGCGTTGCCTCTACCGCTCCCACGCTGCTTGGAGACAACTGA
- a CDS encoding AMP-binding protein, whose amino-acid sequence MELTTSMRALYAPGVAYEIATPERPIPEMVLEVASRYPKRAAIDFFARQLTYAELAEEMRRCAGALHEAGVRPGDRVALIMPNCPQHAVAVLGTMLLGAIVVEHNPLAPAGELEGEYERHGARVTIAWSKTLEKLTFLGRGHTTFCMDLTTALPTASRLALKLPVKAAREKRDQLSSPRPGWARSWARAMRLATPWQGSCPAAMEDVTLLIHTGGTTGVPKAAALTHANLSANVEQSIAWVPVLHEGAEVFYCILPLFHAFGFTIGFLAGLRLGATIAMFPKFDTALVLAAQRRLPCTFFLGVPPMYERLLAAAEGTNVDLSSIHFSLSGAMPLSASLADAWEHATGGLMIEGYGMTEASPIILGSPLASSRARGALGIPFPSTQVRIVDPENPSREVAPGEVGELIARGPQVFSGYWNQDDETAEVFTQGGWLRTGDLVQVRDGFIYMADRRKEMINSSGFNVYPSQVEEAVRSMPGIVDVAAVGVPAGESGEDVVAAVVLEAGASVTLTDLRTWAERSLAHYALPRQIVVMTELPRSQLGKVMRKKVREQIMGAQAAATDAVVGAREAMAGARETVSEKVAEARGAASEAMAGAREAVSEKVAEAREAASEAVAGARGIVSVAVAGARDSKSHTVEAVRGATNDDQLRSTADEQVDNPATDAKSNKR is encoded by the coding sequence ATGGAGCTCACGACGTCGATGCGCGCCCTGTACGCACCCGGTGTTGCCTACGAAATTGCAACGCCCGAGCGTCCCATCCCTGAGATGGTCCTGGAGGTCGCGTCACGCTACCCCAAACGTGCCGCCATCGACTTTTTCGCACGCCAGCTCACGTACGCGGAACTCGCCGAGGAGATGCGCCGTTGTGCGGGTGCGCTCCACGAGGCGGGCGTGCGCCCCGGAGACCGGGTTGCCCTCATCATGCCGAATTGCCCGCAGCACGCCGTCGCCGTCCTCGGCACGATGCTGCTCGGCGCAATCGTCGTCGAACATAACCCCCTGGCACCCGCGGGCGAGCTGGAGGGCGAGTACGAGCGTCACGGCGCTCGCGTCACGATCGCATGGTCGAAGACGCTGGAGAAGCTCACCTTCCTCGGGCGAGGCCACACCACCTTCTGCATGGACCTGACGACGGCTCTGCCCACGGCCTCGCGCCTGGCTCTGAAGCTGCCGGTGAAGGCCGCGCGCGAGAAGCGCGATCAGCTCTCCAGCCCACGCCCCGGTTGGGCACGTTCCTGGGCGCGAGCGATGCGCTTGGCCACCCCCTGGCAGGGTAGCTGCCCGGCCGCCATGGAGGACGTCACCCTCCTCATCCACACGGGTGGCACGACGGGAGTCCCGAAGGCCGCCGCACTCACGCATGCGAACCTGTCAGCGAACGTCGAGCAGTCGATTGCCTGGGTTCCCGTCCTGCACGAGGGAGCCGAGGTCTTTTACTGCATCCTACCGCTCTTCCACGCCTTCGGTTTCACGATCGGATTCCTGGCGGGCCTGCGCCTGGGCGCGACGATCGCTATGTTCCCCAAGTTCGACACCGCCCTGGTCCTGGCGGCGCAGCGCCGCCTGCCGTGCACCTTCTTCCTGGGCGTTCCGCCCATGTATGAACGCCTTCTCGCAGCGGCCGAGGGGACGAACGTGGACCTGTCCTCCATCCATTTCTCCCTGTCGGGCGCGATGCCCCTGTCAGCATCCCTAGCCGACGCGTGGGAGCACGCGACCGGTGGCCTCATGATCGAGGGCTACGGTATGACCGAGGCGTCCCCCATCATTCTCGGATCCCCCCTGGCATCGTCGCGCGCACGCGGGGCTCTCGGCATTCCGTTTCCCTCCACGCAGGTGCGTATCGTGGATCCCGAGAATCCGAGCCGCGAGGTTGCTCCGGGCGAGGTCGGAGAGCTCATCGCCCGCGGACCTCAGGTGTTTTCCGGCTACTGGAACCAGGACGATGAGACCGCCGAGGTGTTCACACAGGGCGGGTGGCTGCGTACAGGCGATCTGGTCCAGGTACGCGACGGCTTCATCTACATGGCCGACCGGCGCAAGGAGATGATCAACTCCTCGGGATTCAACGTCTACCCCTCACAGGTCGAAGAGGCGGTGCGTTCAATGCCGGGCATCGTTGACGTCGCAGCCGTCGGCGTGCCCGCGGGTGAGTCCGGCGAGGACGTCGTTGCAGCCGTCGTGCTCGAGGCCGGCGCTTCAGTGACACTCACTGACCTGCGCACCTGGGCGGAAAGGTCTCTCGCTCACTACGCTCTCCCCCGCCAGATCGTCGTCATGACCGAGCTGCCGCGCTCGCAGCTCGGCAAGGTCATGCGCAAGAAGGTGCGTGAACAGATCATGGGTGCGCAGGCAGCCGCGACGGACGCCGTAGTCGGGGCGCGCGAGGCCATGGCCGGGGCCCGCGAAACCGTCTCCGAGAAGGTCGCCGAAGCACGCGGAGCCGCATCCGAGGCAATGGCAGGTGCGCGCGAGGCCGTGTCAGAAAAGGTCGCCGAGGCGCGCGAGGCCGCGTCCGAGGCGGTGGCGGGTGCGCGCGGCATCGTCTCCGTTGCCGTCGCCGGAGCCCGCGATTCCAAGTCCCATACTGTCGAGGCAGTTCGCGGGGCCACGAACGATGATCAGCTGCGTTCAACGGCTGACGAACAGGTGGACAACCCGGCCACGGATGCGAAGTCCAACAAGCGCTAG
- the serA gene encoding phosphoglycerate dehydrogenase has translation MTRALLLENPHDIADDIFAKFGIEVTRVTGALSEDDLIDALEGVDYLGLRSKTEVTERVLRARPGLKAIGAFCIGTNQIDLATATEMGVAVFNAPYSNTRSVVELAIGEIIDLSRRVTVKNSRLHRGVWDKSADGAHEVRGHTLGIIGYGNIGTQLSVLAEAMGLNVIFYDAAERLALGNATQMATMEAVLREADIISVHVDGQESNTNLIGRVEFELMKPGALFINLSRGHIVDVDALHAALVSGHLGGAAIDVFPEEPRANGDPFTSPLATLDNVILTPHIGGSTEEAQYDIGRFVAAKIGEYQASGSTDMSVNLPNLTMNIGKRSRYRVRLIHRNVPGVMARVNQIFASSEANVDAQILATLDEVGYVLTDISAGLGREALEELSHLPETIRLIATPL, from the coding sequence ATGACACGCGCACTGCTCCTGGAGAACCCGCACGACATCGCCGATGATATCTTCGCCAAGTTCGGTATCGAGGTCACTCGCGTGACCGGTGCCCTGTCCGAGGATGATCTGATCGACGCACTCGAAGGCGTGGACTACCTGGGCCTGCGGTCAAAGACAGAAGTCACCGAGCGAGTGCTGCGCGCACGTCCGGGCTTGAAGGCCATTGGTGCCTTCTGCATCGGCACGAACCAGATCGACCTGGCCACGGCCACCGAGATGGGCGTCGCGGTGTTTAATGCCCCCTACTCCAACACGCGCTCCGTCGTCGAACTCGCTATCGGCGAGATCATCGACCTGTCGCGCCGCGTGACTGTGAAGAACTCGCGTCTGCATCGCGGCGTGTGGGATAAGAGCGCCGACGGTGCCCACGAGGTGCGTGGTCACACGCTCGGCATCATCGGTTACGGCAACATCGGCACCCAGCTCTCCGTCCTCGCCGAGGCCATGGGTCTTAACGTCATCTTCTACGACGCGGCCGAGCGCCTCGCGCTGGGCAATGCCACGCAGATGGCGACGATGGAGGCGGTTCTGCGCGAGGCTGACATCATTTCCGTTCACGTGGACGGCCAGGAGTCCAATACGAACCTCATCGGGCGCGTCGAGTTCGAGCTGATGAAGCCCGGTGCGCTGTTCATCAACCTGTCGCGCGGGCACATCGTCGACGTTGATGCTCTGCACGCGGCCCTGGTGTCTGGTCACCTGGGCGGCGCGGCAATCGACGTGTTCCCCGAGGAACCGCGCGCCAACGGCGACCCCTTCACCTCGCCGCTGGCGACCCTCGACAACGTCATCCTCACTCCCCACATCGGTGGCTCCACGGAGGAAGCTCAATACGATATCGGCCGTTTCGTGGCTGCCAAGATCGGCGAATACCAGGCCAGCGGGTCGACCGACATGAGCGTGAACCTGCCGAACCTGACGATGAACATTGGCAAGCGCTCGCGCTACCGTGTGCGCCTCATCCACCGCAACGTTCCCGGCGTCATGGCACGCGTCAACCAGATATTCGCTTCCTCCGAGGCGAACGTCGACGCGCAGATCCTGGCGACCCTCGACGAAGTTGGCTACGTGCTCACCGACATTTCGGCAGGCCTGGGCCGTGAGGCGCTCGAGGAGCTGAGCCACCTGCCCGAGACCATCCGCCTGATCGCGACGCCTCTGTAA
- a CDS encoding HelD family protein, with protein sequence MATSTHDEPSTDLPLPEQDFVDSAYERLDALRASYRERQGRVHSTHGVGNAQGWTEREALSAHLGEMAARLEGVEERLVFGRLDMVDQSVRHVGRLSLSHEDGTPLLVDWRAPAARPFYQATSAEPDGVVRRRHISTRDRRVTALEDELLDAANASGLELQGEGALMRVLSEARDGRMGDIVATIQSEQDRIIRASDKGLMVVQGGPGTGKTAVALHRIAYLLYAHRERLERSGVLLVGPSRLFLRYIEQVLPSLGETGVVSVTLGDLVPGVHARTEDDEAVARIKGLPEWAKIVKEAVRALAKLPQDDQVLRVWNREVTLTRTDVETARRRAKRSGRPHNVARESFARDLMDVLALRLAREAGDADSEGGVDPEVKRSWLVEIRDSVDCRRAINTAWMPTSAQTLLRRLYARPEVLAAANRKAGSPLRPNELAALMRPRSSPWTVSDVPILDECEELLGPMPTTSASSRESDEGAIEHAREAIEAQNLGGGIVTAQMLARQVAGQESWMPLSERAAKDRTWAFGHIVVDEAQELSPMAWRALLRRCPSRSFTVVGDLDQRRGSKRPPTWEKALGPAARALAAEYALTVSYRTPATLTTLAEGVVARAGVPVLYPMTAVRDVEGCYRVTHLDAPEERPTSSRENSPLWRAVVDAQRMAEERLDREAGASRGRIALIVGQERARAWGADVDGESALSERVSLLSAVASKGLEFDSVVLVEPAEIMNDGVGDLFVALTRATHDVHVVHSAPLPAGMEEW encoded by the coding sequence ATGGCCACGAGCACTCATGACGAGCCGTCGACCGACCTTCCGTTGCCCGAACAGGATTTCGTTGACAGCGCCTACGAGCGTCTGGACGCGCTGCGGGCCTCCTACCGCGAGCGTCAGGGGCGCGTGCATTCCACCCACGGCGTCGGTAATGCGCAGGGTTGGACCGAACGCGAAGCGCTATCTGCTCACCTGGGAGAGATGGCGGCTCGCCTCGAGGGCGTGGAGGAACGCCTCGTCTTCGGTCGCCTCGACATGGTGGATCAGTCGGTGCGTCACGTGGGTCGCCTGTCGCTGTCTCACGAGGACGGCACCCCCCTACTCGTTGACTGGCGCGCGCCCGCCGCACGCCCCTTCTACCAGGCAACATCGGCCGAGCCGGACGGCGTCGTTCGCCGCCGCCATATTTCGACGCGTGACCGTCGAGTGACCGCTCTGGAGGACGAGCTCCTGGACGCGGCGAACGCTTCGGGTCTGGAGCTTCAGGGCGAGGGCGCTCTCATGCGTGTGCTGAGCGAGGCGCGCGACGGTCGCATGGGCGACATCGTCGCCACCATCCAGTCCGAGCAGGACCGGATCATTCGCGCCTCCGACAAAGGCCTCATGGTGGTCCAGGGCGGACCGGGCACCGGCAAGACCGCGGTTGCGCTGCACCGCATCGCCTACCTCTTGTACGCCCACCGCGAGCGCCTCGAGCGCTCGGGGGTCCTCCTCGTGGGTCCGTCGCGCCTGTTCCTGCGCTATATCGAGCAGGTGCTTCCCTCTCTGGGCGAGACGGGTGTCGTGTCCGTGACCTTGGGCGATCTGGTGCCTGGCGTGCACGCTCGAACCGAGGACGACGAGGCCGTGGCTCGGATCAAGGGATTGCCCGAGTGGGCGAAGATCGTCAAGGAGGCGGTGCGCGCACTCGCGAAGCTGCCTCAGGACGACCAGGTCTTGCGCGTGTGGAACCGCGAGGTGACGCTCACGCGCACCGACGTGGAAACTGCGCGCCGCCGTGCCAAGCGCTCGGGGCGTCCCCATAACGTGGCGCGTGAGTCCTTCGCGCGCGACCTCATGGATGTGCTCGCACTGCGCCTGGCGCGCGAGGCCGGGGACGCGGACTCAGAGGGCGGCGTCGATCCGGAGGTCAAGCGCTCGTGGCTCGTTGAGATCCGCGATTCGGTGGATTGTAGGCGTGCGATCAACACGGCGTGGATGCCGACGAGTGCCCAGACACTGCTGCGCCGCCTTTACGCTCGCCCCGAGGTGCTAGCGGCGGCAAATCGCAAGGCTGGCTCTCCCCTGCGTCCAAACGAGCTGGCGGCTCTCATGCGCCCACGCTCTTCACCGTGGACGGTCTCGGACGTACCGATCCTGGACGAGTGCGAGGAGCTCTTGGGTCCCATGCCCACGACCTCCGCATCTTCTCGGGAGTCCGACGAGGGCGCAATCGAGCACGCCCGCGAGGCGATCGAAGCTCAGAACCTGGGCGGCGGCATCGTCACCGCCCAGATGCTCGCGCGCCAGGTCGCGGGGCAGGAGTCGTGGATGCCCCTGTCCGAGCGCGCCGCCAAGGACCGCACGTGGGCGTTCGGCCACATCGTGGTCGACGAGGCCCAGGAGCTCTCCCCCATGGCCTGGCGCGCCCTGCTGCGCCGCTGCCCCTCGCGCTCCTTCACGGTCGTCGGGGACCTCGATCAGCGGCGTGGGAGCAAGCGACCGCCGACGTGGGAAAAGGCTCTCGGCCCGGCGGCGCGCGCCTTGGCCGCCGAATACGCGCTGACGGTCTCCTACCGCACGCCCGCTACCCTCACAACACTCGCCGAGGGCGTGGTCGCCCGTGCGGGCGTCCCCGTGCTGTACCCGATGACCGCCGTGCGCGATGTCGAGGGCTGCTACCGCGTCACTCACCTGGATGCGCCCGAGGAACGCCCGACCTCGTCGCGGGAGAACAGCCCGCTGTGGCGTGCCGTCGTCGATGCCCAGCGTATGGCCGAAGAACGCCTCGACCGCGAGGCGGGCGCATCCCGGGGCCGCATCGCCTTGATCGTCGGGCAGGAACGCGCCCGGGCGTGGGGTGCCGACGTCGACGGAGAGAGTGCTCTATCCGAGCGTGTCTCCCTCCTATCCGCCGTCGCCTCCAAGGGCCTCGAGTTCGACTCCGTCGTCCTCGTCGAGCCCGCGGAGATCATGAACGACGGCGTCGGCGACCTTTTTGTCGCTTTGACCCGCGCGACCCACGATGTCCACGTCGTCCACAGCGCCCCGCTTCCCGCCGGAATGGAGGAGTGGTAG
- a CDS encoding PAC2 family protein, with amino-acid sequence MSINATDLYADGPAAGAKAKILLIHFDGAIDAGAAGRMAIRQLLRSLHNERVATFDADALMDYRSHRPIVTVDNWVSSPDMVMPETVLDLVEDDMGNPILVLHGAEPDAHWESFTAAIRDICERAGVEITFSLHGVPSGVPHTRPTPVHVQATDESLLPSGGQIANHMQFPSPLSTFMQIRMGQQGIGGLALLGAVPYYMADTGYPAASSALLTSFAKFADLSLPVGDLEQGAAQDQESIEKLVEGNPEISHTVSALEEHFDAWTGGTGAIPLPGMGHPPATSNEEMIPKDIGDVIEAYLAQVSRAQDAEIESVQRAPRNEDAEEPAKPDTIEDVLARVEARRRGEGPGPSSPRHRA; translated from the coding sequence GTGAGTATCAACGCGACTGATCTGTATGCCGACGGCCCCGCCGCCGGCGCGAAGGCGAAGATTCTCCTCATCCATTTCGATGGGGCGATTGACGCCGGGGCGGCGGGGCGAATGGCCATCCGCCAGCTCCTTCGCTCCTTGCACAATGAGCGCGTCGCTACGTTCGACGCCGACGCCCTCATGGACTACCGCTCCCATCGGCCCATCGTGACCGTGGACAACTGGGTGTCTTCCCCGGACATGGTGATGCCCGAAACCGTCCTCGACCTCGTCGAAGACGACATGGGGAACCCGATCCTGGTCCTGCACGGTGCCGAGCCCGATGCCCACTGGGAGTCCTTTACCGCCGCCATCCGGGACATCTGCGAACGCGCGGGCGTGGAGATCACTTTCTCGCTGCACGGAGTCCCCTCGGGCGTGCCGCACACGCGCCCCACGCCCGTCCACGTCCAGGCGACTGACGAGTCGCTCCTGCCCTCTGGTGGCCAGATCGCGAACCACATGCAATTCCCCTCGCCGCTGTCCACCTTCATGCAGATCCGCATGGGGCAGCAGGGGATCGGTGGGCTCGCGCTACTTGGAGCAGTTCCGTATTACATGGCGGACACCGGCTACCCCGCAGCATCCTCGGCCCTGTTGACCTCGTTTGCCAAGTTCGCGGACCTCTCGCTGCCAGTCGGTGACCTCGAACAGGGTGCCGCCCAGGATCAGGAGAGCATCGAGAAGCTCGTCGAGGGCAACCCGGAGATCTCGCACACGGTCTCCGCCCTCGAGGAGCACTTCGATGCGTGGACCGGTGGCACGGGTGCGATCCCGCTGCCCGGCATGGGACATCCTCCTGCGACCAGCAACGAGGAGATGATCCCGAAGGACATCGGCGATGTCATCGAGGCATACCTCGCGCAGGTCTCTCGTGCCCAGGACGCGGAAATCGAGTCCGTCCAGCGTGCGCCGCGCAACGAAGACGCGGAGGAACCGGCCAAGCCCGACACCATCGAGGACGTTCTCGCTCGTGTTGAAGCGCGACGCAGGGGAGAAGGCCCCGGACCTTCCTCGCCGCGCCACCGCGCCTGA
- a CDS encoding spermidine synthase, with amino-acid sequence MARSSSSRDISFDTDFGSARIRWDGPRATLFLGDVESSAVDTSDPTFLEFEYMQHMDAVVSSLWGSQERFRALHVGGAACALACAWSASHAQSRHVAVEVDRLLAERVREHFPIPKAPKVRIRVGDGRAVLDQTREGSFDVVVRDAFASGVTPDSLRTVECAQRARAALGSGGVYLVNCAHGGPANARQDIAALREVFPFVASIQDPKVGRSGRRGNVVAVACSEGVVDVDQIDRALRMLALPARITRPRDLERWVAGTAALTDVQVGYQQAD; translated from the coding sequence ATGGCACGCTCATCTTCGTCACGCGACATCTCATTCGACACGGATTTCGGCTCAGCGCGTATCCGGTGGGATGGTCCGCGCGCGACGCTCTTCCTGGGGGACGTTGAATCGTCGGCGGTCGACACGTCCGATCCGACCTTCCTGGAGTTCGAGTACATGCAGCACATGGACGCGGTCGTGTCCTCCCTGTGGGGATCACAGGAGCGTTTCCGTGCGCTTCACGTGGGTGGCGCCGCCTGCGCGCTCGCGTGCGCATGGTCGGCGTCACACGCGCAGTCTCGTCACGTCGCCGTCGAGGTCGATCGCTTGCTGGCCGAACGGGTGCGCGAGCACTTTCCCATCCCGAAGGCCCCGAAGGTCAGGATTCGCGTCGGCGATGGACGTGCAGTCCTGGATCAGACACGCGAGGGGTCCTTCGATGTGGTGGTACGCGACGCATTCGCATCGGGGGTGACCCCGGATTCACTGCGCACCGTTGAGTGCGCACAGCGGGCACGCGCAGCACTTGGCTCCGGCGGCGTCTACCTGGTGAACTGCGCGCACGGTGGACCGGCTAACGCACGCCAGGACATCGCTGCCCTGCGTGAGGTTTTCCCCTTCGTAGCGTCCATTCAGGATCCGAAGGTCGGACGGAGCGGGCGCCGCGGCAACGTCGTTGCCGTGGCCTGCTCGGAGGGCGTCGTCGATGTCGATCAGATCGATCGCGCGCTGCGCATGTTGGCGCTTCCCGCTCGGATCACTCGCCCGCGCGACCTGGAGCGGTGGGTGGCTGGAACTGCCGCGCTCACGGACGTCCAGGTGGGGTATCAGCAGGCCGACTAA
- the dinB gene encoding DNA polymerase IV has protein sequence MSNAPRDARAKRDWGSDDSATPILHVDMDSFYAQVEMREDPSLVGRPIIVGGTSGRGVVTSATYEARALGVRAGMPTSRARALCPSAALIPGNFAAYQRYSREVMRILGTVTPDLEQVSIDEAFLDVSGARRRLGSPLEIATLIRSRIRESVGLPASVGIASTKSVAKIASSHAKPDGLLLIPHEATVEFLHGLPVGALWGVGGRTGAVLEREGIDTIGDLAHAPLARLTKLLGLASAHHLHDLAWGIDPRTVSPVRAEKSVGMERTFEDDVCSRAQIEEFILAASHDCARRLRAGGVVGWTVAIKMRGADFHTITRSVSLVAPTDTGRDIARAARELFSRENMPIGGVRLFGVRVEGLQSRSGGVAVTLDRDERPAASERAMDQIRTRFGAGALAPATLLGKKTPDRRSFGAEDPDASSVEAPSNQRGSARIARLGGGEPHQGTLL, from the coding sequence ATGTCAAACGCTCCCAGGGACGCGCGCGCGAAGCGCGACTGGGGATCGGACGACTCTGCCACCCCGATCCTCCACGTCGACATGGACTCCTTCTACGCCCAGGTCGAGATGCGCGAGGACCCGAGCCTCGTTGGGCGCCCCATCATCGTCGGCGGCACTTCGGGGCGCGGCGTCGTCACCTCCGCCACCTACGAGGCTCGTGCCCTGGGCGTGCGCGCCGGCATGCCGACCTCTCGCGCTCGTGCACTGTGCCCGAGTGCCGCCTTGATTCCGGGCAACTTCGCTGCCTATCAGCGATATTCCCGCGAGGTCATGAGGATTCTGGGTACCGTTACTCCCGACCTGGAGCAGGTTTCGATTGACGAGGCTTTTCTGGATGTGTCTGGGGCGAGGCGGCGCCTCGGATCGCCTCTTGAGATCGCGACCCTGATCCGCTCTCGCATCCGCGAGAGCGTCGGTTTGCCCGCCTCCGTGGGCATCGCCTCGACCAAGTCGGTGGCGAAGATCGCCTCCTCGCACGCAAAACCCGATGGCCTGCTGCTCATTCCTCATGAGGCCACGGTTGAGTTTTTGCACGGCCTGCCCGTGGGCGCCCTCTGGGGTGTAGGTGGCCGTACCGGCGCGGTTCTCGAGCGCGAGGGGATCGATACGATCGGCGACCTGGCTCACGCGCCCCTTGCCCGTTTGACGAAACTCCTCGGCCTCGCCTCGGCTCACCACCTGCACGACCTCGCCTGGGGTATCGACCCGAGGACTGTCAGCCCTGTGCGCGCCGAAAAGTCAGTCGGCATGGAGCGCACCTTCGAGGACGACGTGTGCTCGCGGGCGCAGATCGAGGAGTTCATCTTGGCGGCCTCCCACGATTGCGCTCGCCGACTACGTGCGGGCGGCGTCGTCGGGTGGACCGTCGCTATCAAGATGCGCGGCGCGGACTTTCATACGATCACGCGTAGCGTGAGCCTCGTGGCCCCCACGGACACCGGGAGAGATATCGCGAGAGCCGCGCGCGAGCTCTTTTCGCGCGAGAACATGCCGATTGGCGGGGTCCGCCTCTTTGGCGTGCGCGTCGAAGGCCTGCAGTCGCGTTCTGGGGGAGTGGCCGTGACTCTGGACCGGGATGAGCGACCGGCTGCTTCGGAACGGGCGATGGATCAGATTCGCACAAGGTTTGGCGCGGGTGCGCTGGCTCCCGCCACGCTGCTCGGTAAGAAGACGCCCGATAGACGCTCCTTCGGTGCGGAGGATCCGGACGCATCCTCTGTTGAGGCTCCCTCGAATCAACGAGGCTCTGCGCGGATAGCTCGGTTGGGTGGCGGTGAGCCACACCAGGGGACCCTCCTGTAG
- a CDS encoding DUF3040 domain-containing protein: MALTEYEKKVLEQMEESLREEDPALASQMSAPVSEESDAEVPAGPRGPRRIALGLTGAVLGMVVLVVAVSLGYSAVSILLGIAGFSLTVAGVLYALSRPGGKGNAAERSASGKKNKGGGWDSFIQDQERRWDNRKDND, translated from the coding sequence ATGGCTCTCACTGAGTATGAGAAGAAGGTTCTCGAGCAGATGGAAGAATCTCTGCGCGAGGAAGATCCGGCGTTGGCCTCGCAGATGTCTGCCCCCGTCTCCGAAGAATCTGACGCCGAGGTGCCCGCGGGACCTCGCGGTCCTCGCCGCATTGCGCTCGGCCTGACCGGGGCCGTCCTCGGAATGGTTGTCCTGGTTGTCGCTGTCTCCCTGGGCTACTCCGCTGTGTCTATCCTCCTGGGGATCGCCGGTTTCTCCCTGACTGTTGCCGGTGTGCTCTATGCGCTCTCTCGACCAGGTGGTAAAGGGAATGCGGCTGAACGCTCCGCTTCCGGCAAGAAGAACAAGGGCGGCGGATGGGATTCCTTCATTCAGGATCAGGAACGCCGCTGGGATAATCGCAAGGATAACGACTGA